The Oncorhynchus nerka isolate Pitt River linkage group LG24, Oner_Uvic_2.0, whole genome shotgun sequence genome has a window encoding:
- the sac3d1 gene encoding SAC3 domain-containing protein 1, protein MNNKRASCRVSHSRRRGQPVERDWRQHHNQGVWREVQEERRQESIPRGVCLSMCPIRELQDREAQNLLHRFEVLSGTERERWPRADPSGVVKEYARPAAGKDSTRPSDLRPPAVLLKTVFYLVDNIAASPTLRPWTEVYDFVFDRLRSVRQDMIIQRVSGADCVAVLERTVRFLIYASYRLCGEPLRLYDPRINDTHLQESLSWLLECYTSGKHPNQEEFQALGLLYNLGSSRATQHTMELPERIRSSPVMHLALSVSRAFMERNPVRLLRLAHSLDFLQSCALHRHLETCRRDLLLIYSHGHSSKNCRFPLHKLAHILALDVPLTNQLCQAHGVEVHGDSVVFSKTSFTEPEAGKLQCAHFHDVVDRKQRDLTVGSIIHGCT, encoded by the exons ATGAACAACAAGAGAGCGTCCTGTCGTGT TTCCCACTCCAGAAGGAGAGGACAGCCCGTGGAAAGGGATTGGAGGCAACACCACAACCAGGGGGTATGGCGAGAAGtgcaagaggagaggaggcaggagtCCATCCCCAGGGGTGTCTGCCTGTCTATGTGTCCTATCCGCGAGCTGCAGGACAGGGAGGCCCAGAACTTACTGCACCGATTTGAGGTGTTGTCGGGTACTGAGCGGGAACGCTGGCCCAGGGCTGACCCCTCAGGAGTGGTAAAGGAGTATGCTAGACCTGCAGCAGGGAAGGACTCCACTCGACCTAGTGACCTGCGACCACCAGCTGTGCTGCTAAAGACGGTGTTCTACCTCGTCGACAACATCGCTGCCTCCCCCACACTGCGTCCATGGACCGAG GTGTATGATTTTGTCTTTGACCGGCTGCGCAGTGTGAGACAGGATATGATCATCCAGAGGGTGTCTGGTGCTGACTGTGTGGCTGTGCTGGAGAGGACAGTCCGCTTCCTGATCTACGCCTCCTACCGGCTGTGTGGGGAGCCCCTGCGCCTCTACGACCCCCGCATCAATGACACCCACCTGCAGGAGAGCCTCAGCTGGCTGCTGGAATGCTACACCAGTGGAAAGCACCCCAACCAGGAGGAGTTCCAGGCTCTCGGTCTCCTCTACAACCTGG GTTCAAGCCGTGCCACGCAGCACACCATGGAGCTGCCAGAGCGGATACGCTCCTCCCCTGTCATGCATCTGGCCCTGTCAGTGAGCCGGGCCTTCATGGAACGCAACCCTGTACGACTCCTCCGATTGGCCCACAGTCTGGACTTCCTGCAGAGCTGTGCCCTGCACCGGCACCTAGAGACCTGTCGCAGAGACCTGCTGCTGATCTACAGCCACGGACACAGCAGCAAGAACTGCCGCTTCCCCCTCCACAAGCTGGCCCACATCCTGGCCCTGGATGTCCCCCTCACCAACCAGCTGTGCCAGGCCCATGGGGTGGAAGTCCATGGGGACTCTGTGGTCTTCTCCAAGACCTCCTTCACTGAGCCAGAGGCTGGGAAGCTACAGTGTGCACACTTTCATGATGTGGTGGACAGGAAGCAGAGGGATCTCACTGTTGGTAGCATCATTCATGGCTGCACTTGA